The following proteins are co-located in the Bacteroidales bacterium genome:
- the xylE gene encoding D-xylose transporter XylE encodes MEKINKRYVFGLTLVATLGGLLFGYDTAVISGTVGSLERFFIEPAGLTETAANTRLGFVVSSALIGCVIGGMLGGLISLHLGRRRGLMLAALLFLISALGSAMPEMFFRPVGEGDHHFITHFVIYRIIGGIGVGLASMLSPMYIAEVAPTSIRGRLVSWNQFAIIFGMLVVYFVNYFIALQGDDSWLHLTGWRWMFASELIPAGLFFFLLFFIPETPRYMVIKNQSEKALDVLEKINGVQNAKKILSEIQSTIVSHSAKLFSYGFLVIIIGIMLSVFQQFVGINVVLYYAPEIFRNMGSGTNYALLQTIIVGTINLAFTVVAIMTVDKFGRKPLQIIGALGMAIFMFSLGFAFYFNRLGLAALIFMLGYVACFAVSWGPVVWVLLSEIFPNQIRGRAMAVAVAAQWISNYLISSTFPILDKSSWLIEKFNHGFAYWIYAVMGLLAAWFMWRFVPETKGKSLEELEKAWRK; translated from the coding sequence ATGGAAAAAATCAACAAACGGTATGTGTTTGGTTTAACGCTGGTAGCCACGCTTGGCGGGTTACTTTTTGGTTACGACACGGCAGTGATCTCGGGAACTGTGGGATCGCTTGAACGATTTTTCATCGAACCGGCAGGATTGACTGAAACAGCGGCCAACACACGGCTTGGGTTTGTAGTATCGAGTGCGCTGATTGGCTGTGTAATTGGCGGGATGTTGGGTGGATTGATAAGTCTGCACCTGGGAAGGCGACGCGGACTGATGCTGGCGGCATTGCTTTTTCTGATCTCAGCGCTCGGGTCGGCCATGCCCGAAATGTTTTTCCGGCCAGTTGGTGAAGGCGATCATCACTTCATCACCCATTTTGTGATTTACAGGATCATTGGTGGGATTGGGGTTGGACTGGCTTCGATGCTCTCGCCGATGTACATTGCCGAGGTGGCGCCGACTTCAATCAGGGGAAGGCTCGTTTCGTGGAACCAGTTTGCCATCATCTTCGGGATGCTGGTGGTTTATTTTGTCAATTACTTCATTGCTTTGCAGGGCGATGATAGCTGGCTGCACCTCACCGGCTGGAGATGGATGTTCGCCTCTGAGCTTATTCCAGCCGGTTTATTCTTTTTTCTGCTCTTCTTTATTCCCGAAACTCCCCGCTACATGGTCATAAAAAATCAGTCGGAAAAAGCATTGGATGTACTTGAAAAAATCAATGGAGTACAAAATGCAAAAAAAATCCTTTCAGAAATCCAATCAACTATTGTCAGCCATTCGGCAAAACTGTTTTCCTATGGATTCCTGGTGATCATCATAGGCATCATGCTTTCGGTTTTTCAGCAGTTTGTGGGGATAAACGTGGTGCTTTATTATGCTCCGGAAATTTTTAGAAACATGGGTTCAGGGACCAATTATGCATTATTACAGACGATTATCGTGGGTACCATCAACCTTGCATTCACGGTAGTCGCCATCATGACGGTTGACAAATTCGGGCGCAAACCCCTGCAAATTATTGGCGCATTGGGAATGGCCATTTTCATGTTTTCGCTGGGCTTTGCCTTTTACTTCAATCGCCTCGGGTTGGCCGCATTGATCTTTATGCTCGGTTATGTGGCCTGCTTTGCCGTTTCATGGGGACCAGTGGTCTGGGTTTTACTTTCCGAGATCTTCCCCAACCAGATCCGGGGCCGGGCAATGGCTGTGGCTGTCGCCGCACAGTGGATTTCCAACTATCTCATCTCCTCCACATTCCCCATATTGGACAAATCCTCATGGCTTATCGAAAAGTTCAACCATGGTTTTGCTTACTGGATTTATGCCGTGATGGGGTTGCTCGCCGCCTGGTTTATGTGGCGATTCGTCCCCGAAACCAAAGGCAAATCGCTGGAAGAGTTGGAGAAGGCATGGAGAAAATGA
- the xylA gene encoding xylose isomerase, with translation MEYFKGIKKIPFEGNESLNPLAFHWYDENRLVGGKTLKEHLRYAVAYWHSFCGTGDDPFGPGTRIFAWDKSNDPITRAKHRLDASFEFMTKLGVPFYCFHDTDLVGDGSVFEIEKRLEKLVPEAKILQQQTGVKLLWGTTNVFSNPRYMNGAATNPDFLVVANAAVQVKNAIESTIELSGSNYVFWGGREGYLSLHNTDTKKEIEHLAMFLSMAKDHGRKKGFTGTYLIEPKPMEPTKHQYDYDVSTVIGFLGHFGLDKDFMLNIEVNHATLAGHTFAHEIRMAADAGMFGSVDANKGDYQNGWDTDEFPTNIYEVTEAMLEIMQAGGFTTGGINFDAKLRRNSTDPEDLFIAHISGMDTFARAFIIADKILNETDYLKMRKVRYECFETNLGKLFEEGKLTLEALREIALKGGVPKPKSGKQEMLEQLIGWFI, from the coding sequence ATGGAATATTTTAAAGGAATTAAAAAAATCCCTTTCGAGGGAAACGAAAGCCTCAACCCGCTGGCTTTTCACTGGTATGACGAAAATCGCCTGGTTGGCGGAAAAACATTGAAAGAACACCTGCGTTATGCTGTGGCATATTGGCATTCGTTCTGTGGAACAGGCGATGACCCATTCGGGCCGGGAACAAGAATTTTCGCATGGGACAAATCCAATGATCCCATTACCCGCGCAAAACATCGCCTTGATGCATCTTTTGAATTTATGACCAAACTCGGAGTTCCGTTTTATTGCTTTCATGACACCGACCTGGTGGGTGACGGCAGCGTATTTGAAATTGAGAAACGCCTGGAAAAACTGGTTCCGGAAGCTAAAATCCTGCAACAACAAACCGGGGTAAAACTGCTCTGGGGAACGACAAACGTGTTCAGCAACCCGCGATATATGAACGGCGCTGCCACAAATCCCGATTTTCTGGTGGTGGCCAATGCCGCAGTTCAGGTAAAAAATGCCATCGAATCTACCATCGAATTGAGTGGATCGAATTATGTATTTTGGGGAGGCAGAGAAGGTTATCTTTCGTTGCACAATACCGACACAAAAAAGGAGATTGAACATCTCGCCATGTTCTTATCCATGGCAAAGGATCATGGCCGGAAAAAAGGATTTACCGGCACTTACCTTATTGAGCCTAAACCAATGGAACCCACGAAGCACCAGTACGATTATGATGTTTCCACTGTGATTGGATTCCTGGGGCATTTTGGGCTGGATAAGGATTTTATGCTCAATATTGAAGTAAATCATGCCACCCTTGCCGGTCATACTTTCGCACATGAGATCAGGATGGCTGCCGATGCCGGAATGTTTGGGTCAGTGGACGCCAACAAGGGCGATTACCAAAATGGCTGGGATACTGACGAATTTCCCACCAACATTTATGAAGTAACTGAAGCAATGCTCGAAATCATGCAGGCCGGAGGTTTCACAACGGGTGGGATCAACTTCGATGCAAAACTCCGCCGCAACAGCACCGACCCGGAGGACCTTTTCATTGCGCATATCTCAGGAATGGACACCTTCGCAAGGGCATTTATAATCGCTGACAAAATCCTGAACGAAACCGATTACCTGAAAATGCGAAAAGTTCGATATGAGTGTTTTGAGACCAATCTTGGGAAACTCTTTGAGGAAGGTAAGCTAACCCTCGAGGCACTGCGTGAGATTGCCCTCAAAGGCGGCGTGCCAAAACCAAAAAGCGGTAAGCAGGAAATGCTGGAACAACTTATCGGGTGGTTTATTTAG
- a CDS encoding type II toxin-antitoxin system RelE/ParE family toxin, with product MKVRITKAFSKRIEEQVEFIAKDKPLSARKFKSDIMKAVRDVPKFPYSNRKSIFFD from the coding sequence ATGAAGGTTAGGATTACAAAGGCATTCAGCAAAAGGATTGAAGAGCAGGTTGAATTTATTGCAAAGGATAAACCATTGTCGGCCAGAAAATTTAAATCCGACATAATGAAGGCAGTAAGGGATGTTCCAAAGTTTCCATACAGTAACAGGAAATCAATTTTCTTTGACTGA
- a CDS encoding carboxymuconolactone decarboxylase family protein, which produces MSNKKPKHYLNVKETFPQLIQAVENLGEAARSAGPLDKKTTHLIQLAAAVTNRNEGAVHSHTRRLLEAGATPEEIRHAIVLLVSTIGFPSVMAGLSWAEDMMD; this is translated from the coding sequence ATGAGCAACAAAAAACCAAAACATTACCTCAATGTAAAAGAAACTTTTCCTCAGTTAATCCAGGCAGTCGAAAACCTTGGTGAAGCAGCCAGGAGCGCTGGACCACTTGACAAGAAGACAACACACCTGATCCAGCTGGCAGCTGCTGTGACCAACCGTAACGAAGGTGCTGTGCATAGTCACACACGCCGTCTCCTCGAAGCAGGCGCCACTCCTGAAGAAATCCGTCATGCCATTGTCCTTCTTGTCAGCACAATAGGTTTTCCTTCCGTCATGGCAGGATTATCGTGGGCTGAGGATATGATGGATTAA
- the lysS gene encoding lysine--tRNA ligase produces the protein MAQLLSEQEKIRRQSLQELIDLGINPYPPEEFHVNVSAGEIHENFPEKKTFENVSIAGRIMSRRIMGAASFVEIQDATDRIQCYVKRDDICPGEDKTLYNNVFKRLLDIGDIIGVKGYVFTTQMGETTIHVTELKLLSKSLRPLPVVKEKDDRVYDAFTDPDLRYRMRYVDLIVNPQIRKTFVKRTKMVNTIREYLNAKGYLEVETPILQPLYGGAAARPFKTHHNALDMTLYLRIANELYLKRLIVGGFDGVYEFSKDFRNEGMSRFHNPEFTQIELYVAYKDYEWMMNLVEEMVEQVAIQLHGDTKVQVGDNLIDFRRPWKRFTMYEAIEHFTGIDISAMNEKELVEIAAKLEVKIDPSMGKGKIIDEIFGEKCEANLIQPTFITDYPIEMSPLAKKHRTKEGLVERFEAIVNGKELCNSFSELNDPIDQRQRFEDQNELGRRGDEESMVLDEDFLRALEYGMPPTAGLGIGIDRLAMIMTNSNSIQDVLFFPHMRPEKKKVVPIPADFVAIGIPEIWAEQIIEAGYPTPQALKDAKPTQVHQTLNGFRKKNKLDIPALSLQEVEAWFK, from the coding sequence ATGGCTCAACTATTATCAGAACAGGAAAAAATCAGAAGACAATCGCTTCAGGAACTTATAGATTTGGGAATTAATCCTTACCCGCCGGAAGAATTTCATGTAAATGTTTCTGCAGGCGAGATTCATGAAAATTTCCCTGAAAAAAAGACATTCGAAAACGTGAGTATTGCCGGCCGCATTATGAGCCGTCGGATAATGGGTGCAGCCTCATTTGTAGAGATCCAGGATGCAACCGATCGCATCCAGTGTTATGTCAAACGTGATGACATTTGCCCCGGAGAGGACAAAACCCTTTATAACAATGTATTTAAAAGACTGCTCGATATTGGCGATATTATCGGTGTGAAAGGTTATGTTTTCACTACACAAATGGGGGAAACCACCATTCATGTGACCGAACTGAAACTGTTGTCAAAGTCGCTCAGGCCGCTGCCCGTGGTAAAGGAGAAAGATGACAGGGTGTACGATGCTTTCACCGATCCTGACCTCCGCTACCGTATGCGATATGTTGACCTAATCGTAAATCCGCAAATCAGGAAAACCTTTGTGAAACGGACAAAGATGGTGAACACCATCCGCGAATACCTCAATGCAAAAGGTTACCTCGAGGTGGAAACGCCGATTTTGCAACCTCTGTACGGAGGCGCGGCTGCCCGTCCGTTCAAAACCCACCACAATGCACTCGACATGACCCTGTACCTGCGAATTGCCAATGAACTCTACCTGAAAAGGCTCATCGTTGGAGGCTTCGACGGCGTGTATGAGTTTTCCAAAGATTTCCGCAACGAGGGTATGAGCCGGTTTCACAATCCTGAATTTACCCAGATCGAGCTTTATGTAGCTTACAAGGATTACGAATGGATGATGAACCTTGTAGAAGAAATGGTTGAGCAGGTAGCCATTCAATTGCACGGCGACACAAAAGTGCAGGTTGGAGATAACCTCATTGATTTCAGGCGCCCCTGGAAACGTTTCACCATGTACGAAGCCATCGAACACTTTACCGGTATTGATATTTCGGCGATGAATGAAAAGGAACTGGTGGAGATAGCTGCAAAACTGGAAGTAAAGATTGATCCTTCGATGGGCAAAGGGAAAATTATTGATGAAATATTTGGCGAAAAATGTGAAGCCAACCTCATTCAACCCACCTTCATCACCGATTATCCCATTGAAATGTCGCCATTGGCCAAGAAACATCGTACGAAAGAGGGGCTGGTTGAGCGGTTTGAAGCCATTGTAAATGGCAAGGAGTTGTGCAATTCATTTTCTGAGTTGAACGATCCAATTGACCAGCGTCAGCGCTTCGAAGATCAGAACGAGCTGGGCAGGCGCGGCGACGAAGAGAGTATGGTGCTCGACGAGGATTTCCTGCGCGCCCTCGAATACGGAATGCCGCCAACCGCCGGACTTGGCATTGGTATTGACCGTCTGGCGATGATCATGACCAACTCCAACTCCATACAGGATGTCTTGTTTTTCCCACACATGCGCCCGGAGAAGAAAAAAGTTGTGCCAATTCCCGCAGATTTTGTCGCAATCGGCATCCCGGAAATATGGGCTGAGCAAATCATTGAGGCCGGGTACCCAACTCCGCAGGCACTCAAAGATGCAAAGCCAACCCAGGTGCACCAAACCCTGAACGGTTTCCGGAAAAAAAATAAACTCGACATTCCGGCATTGAGTTTGCAAGAGGTCGAAGCCTGGTTTAAATGA
- a CDS encoding T9SS type A sorting domain-containing protein: protein MKTFFRTFLVALFVAVIALFSFAQQWPTTGGNNMKNGQSRITGPVSYEPAWTVTSSFNSVFGNSVFVCGDRFVTSRTMFAPVYNGVIECRRVSDGSLLWQFQPESTAIMYAVGFDEHAVYAHDYNSGAFYAIDPLTANVKWTFPYLYLFGGNTGVVFSCEGDPMYTNYRFDRANGEPVWQNNYILPVTPNAGFAFSGSTFYHYTGSIVTPKTIIAIDAKTGEIKYQTIELPGDGDQEEPITMGPGNRIYMKRDGANFWAFKDDGTELKHVFNTSNAFNWYVAIDHDSTIVGCFNNKIHRMDDETGEILASSPFDLVTTRPLISIDALGKIYVNIAQAGPGKIYCISPDLQTILWETPAPYGYYCDPNLTKDGLMILTRSGNQITGVRSEAQVSTLPPVADFYTWTRDINLNGSVNFFDHSSYLPTSWEWTFEGGTPQISTEQNPTGIQYTFPGSYQVTLKVTNQFGEDIAAKSCYINVDETVAVKEIAREDGFVIYPNPFTDQFILTLTENYQMNFLVSIQDAMGKVVFETKVSTWNEIPVNLSGYKPGLYFVRVAAGGKVFTQKTVKIE, encoded by the coding sequence ATGAAAACTTTCTTTCGCACATTTTTGGTAGCCCTATTCGTTGCGGTTATTGCTCTATTCTCTTTTGCCCAGCAGTGGCCAACCACTGGCGGTAATAACATGAAAAACGGCCAGAGCCGGATTACTGGTCCTGTTTCTTATGAACCCGCCTGGACGGTGACCAGCAGCTTTAATTCGGTGTTCGGGAATTCGGTTTTTGTCTGCGGCGACCGGTTTGTGACTTCCAGAACCATGTTTGCGCCGGTTTACAACGGCGTGATTGAATGTCGCAGGGTGAGCGACGGCAGCCTGTTGTGGCAGTTTCAGCCTGAAAGTACAGCGATTATGTATGCAGTAGGGTTTGATGAGCATGCGGTGTATGCACACGATTACAACTCTGGCGCTTTTTACGCCATTGATCCACTTACTGCCAATGTCAAATGGACCTTTCCTTATTTATATTTGTTTGGTGGCAATACCGGAGTTGTTTTTTCGTGCGAAGGCGACCCGATGTACACCAATTACCGGTTTGACAGGGCTAACGGAGAACCGGTATGGCAAAACAATTACATTCTTCCGGTAACACCCAATGCCGGTTTTGCTTTTTCAGGATCAACTTTTTACCACTATACAGGGTCTATTGTTACACCTAAAACCATCATTGCCATTGACGCCAAGACCGGCGAGATAAAATACCAGACTATCGAGCTGCCCGGCGATGGCGACCAGGAGGAGCCCATCACCATGGGGCCGGGAAACAGGATTTATATGAAACGCGATGGCGCCAATTTCTGGGCTTTTAAGGATGATGGAACAGAACTTAAACATGTTTTCAACACCTCAAATGCCTTCAACTGGTATGTGGCCATCGATCACGATTCGACAATAGTGGGTTGTTTCAACAATAAAATCCACCGTATGGATGATGAAACTGGCGAAATTTTAGCTTCCTCACCATTCGATCTTGTCACCACACGACCTTTAATCAGTATTGATGCTTTAGGGAAAATTTATGTAAACATTGCGCAGGCTGGCCCGGGAAAAATTTACTGCATTTCACCTGACTTGCAAACAATTTTGTGGGAAACCCCGGCGCCCTATGGATATTATTGTGATCCCAATTTAACCAAAGACGGCCTTATGATCCTTACCCGCAGTGGCAACCAGATCACCGGCGTTCGTTCTGAAGCTCAGGTCAGCACTTTGCCTCCGGTGGCTGATTTTTACACCTGGACCCGCGATATCAATTTGAACGGCTCAGTGAATTTTTTTGATCATTCATCCTATCTTCCAACATCCTGGGAATGGACGTTTGAAGGGGGTACACCGCAGATATCCACTGAGCAAAATCCCACTGGAATCCAATATACTTTTCCCGGTAGTTACCAGGTGACCCTGAAAGTAACCAATCAGTTTGGAGAAGACATTGCTGCAAAATCCTGTTACATCAATGTTGATGAAACCGTCGCTGTGAAGGAGATTGCCAGGGAAGATGGATTCGTAATTTATCCAAATCCTTTTACTGATCAATTTATATTAACCCTAACTGAAAATTATCAGATGAATTTTCTGGTATCCATCCAGGATGCAATGGGAAAGGTTGTATTTGAAACGAAAGTTTCAACCTGGAACGAAATTCCAGTCAATCTTTCCGGCTACAAACCAGGATTATACTTCGTCAGAGTGGCTGCGGGGGGGAAAGTGTTTACCCAAAAGACCGTCAAAATCGAATAA
- a CDS encoding aminotransferase class I/II-fold pyridoxal phosphate-dependent enzyme, with protein MKFDPASNIQDLLQFGEYGDVNPSVTDSATFTFMQAKTMLETFKGEAEGCFLYSRHWNPSNKYLADAMAAMEGTQAAWVTASGMGAITSAMLQICNAGDHIVSSRTTYGGTFAFLQNYLPKFNIDVTFVDIADLAEVEAAIKPNTRMIYTETMTNPLLQISDIPKLSSIAKKHGAKLVVDNTFTPMIFAPNKLGADITVYSLTKFVNGKNDCVAGAICADLDFINSLIDVNSGTAMLLGPVLDPFRSSSILKNIHTLHIRMQQHSRNAMFLAEKLSGTGLKVNYPGLKNHPGHELMKSMMNPAFGFGGMLSFDAGSAEKSAELMEMMEKEGVGYLAVSLGYFKTLFSNSGKSTSSEVPEEKQKEMGLSEGLIRFSVGLDHDIERTFDKMEMCIRKVGII; from the coding sequence ATGAAATTTGATCCGGCAAGTAACATTCAGGATTTACTCCAATTCGGTGAATATGGCGATGTGAATCCATCAGTAACCGACTCTGCAACTTTTACATTTATGCAGGCCAAAACAATGCTTGAAACTTTTAAGGGTGAAGCTGAAGGATGCTTCCTTTACTCACGCCACTGGAATCCAAGCAATAAATACCTGGCTGATGCCATGGCTGCCATGGAAGGTACACAGGCTGCATGGGTTACTGCATCAGGCATGGGAGCGATTACCAGTGCTATGTTGCAAATTTGCAATGCAGGCGATCATATTGTTTCAAGCCGCACAACTTACGGCGGTACTTTTGCTTTTTTGCAAAACTATCTTCCGAAATTCAATATTGATGTCACTTTTGTTGATATCGCCGATCTTGCTGAAGTGGAGGCAGCTATAAAACCTAATACGCGCATGATTTACACAGAAACCATGACCAACCCCCTACTTCAGATTTCGGATATACCAAAGCTTTCATCAATAGCGAAAAAACATGGCGCCAAACTGGTGGTTGACAATACTTTCACACCTATGATCTTCGCTCCTAACAAGTTGGGAGCCGATATTACGGTGTATAGCCTTACAAAATTTGTAAACGGAAAAAACGATTGTGTGGCTGGTGCTATCTGTGCTGACCTTGATTTCATCAACTCATTGATAGATGTGAATAGTGGAACAGCTATGCTTTTGGGACCTGTTCTCGATCCCTTTCGTTCCTCTTCGATTTTAAAAAATATCCATACACTGCACATTCGTATGCAGCAACACAGCAGGAATGCTATGTTTCTGGCTGAGAAACTGTCTGGGACCGGTCTCAAAGTTAACTATCCCGGTTTGAAAAATCATCCCGGCCATGAACTGATGAAAAGCATGATGAACCCTGCTTTCGGGTTTGGTGGAATGCTCTCGTTCGATGCAGGTTCTGCTGAGAAATCCGCCGAATTGATGGAGATGATGGAGAAGGAAGGGGTAGGTTACCTGGCTGTGAGCCTGGGTTATTTTAAGACGTTGTTCAGCAATTCTGGGAAAAGTACGTCATCAGAGGTGCCTGAAGAAAAACAAAAAGAAATGGGGCTTTCTGAGGGTCTGATCCGCTTCTCTGTTGGACTTGATCACGACATTGAACGCACTTTCGATAAAATGGAGATGTGCATCAGGAAAGTAGGGATAATTTGA
- a CDS encoding tetratricopeptide repeat protein codes for MKLRRIFALLTFLVVGLSVSAQDLNSTIDVFNEGNQALQSGNMELALEKYQKAHEMAAKLGEEGNEIAAAAKGQIPTLYYQLGVQDYKDKNNDKAITEFQNAIRTGEEFGDAETVQKSKDIIPKLYFAKGNDLFKENKFDEALTNYNLSAELDPNYSRAYWGQGLTYNKLGKNDEMDAAFKKSRELAVAEGDQTLADRINTTAKRFLQSEGTTQLQAQKWNDALKYFNASNEYLSTDPDTFYYMALAYNGLKNWEKAAGAAQSGLDLTTAESNDVKAKFYFEMGNAYKGAGDNAKACEAYGNAKFGKFVENATYELTTVLKCN; via the coding sequence ATGAAACTAAGGAGAATTTTTGCATTGCTGACATTTTTAGTTGTTGGCCTGTCCGTATCAGCACAGGACCTCAACTCGACAATTGATGTTTTTAACGAAGGCAACCAGGCCTTGCAAAGTGGAAACATGGAACTTGCACTTGAGAAATATCAAAAAGCCCATGAAATGGCTGCAAAACTTGGTGAAGAAGGCAATGAAATTGCTGCAGCCGCCAAAGGACAGATTCCTACGCTATATTATCAGCTTGGAGTGCAGGATTACAAAGACAAAAACAACGATAAAGCAATTACTGAGTTTCAAAATGCCATCAGAACCGGCGAAGAATTTGGCGACGCCGAAACTGTTCAAAAATCGAAAGATATCATTCCAAAACTCTATTTTGCTAAAGGAAACGACCTGTTTAAAGAGAACAAATTTGACGAAGCACTTACCAATTATAACCTGTCTGCCGAATTGGATCCTAACTATTCACGGGCTTATTGGGGACAAGGGCTAACCTACAACAAGCTGGGCAAAAACGACGAAATGGATGCAGCATTTAAAAAATCCAGGGAGTTGGCTGTTGCCGAAGGTGACCAAACATTGGCAGATCGCATCAATACTACTGCCAAGCGTTTCCTGCAAAGCGAAGGTACCACACAGTTGCAAGCCCAAAAATGGAACGACGCCCTTAAATATTTCAATGCATCAAACGAATATCTTTCCACCGATCCTGATACATTCTACTACATGGCACTGGCTTACAATGGCCTGAAGAATTGGGAAAAAGCCGCCGGAGCCGCTCAATCAGGACTCGATCTCACGACAGCCGAATCGAATGATGTGAAAGCCAAGTTTTACTTCGAGATGGGCAACGCTTACAAAGGCGCCGGCGACAATGCCAAAGCCTGTGAAGCATACGGCAATGCCAAGTTTGGCAAATTTGTCGAAAATGCAACCTACGAATTGACTACCGTGCTGAAGTGTAACTAA
- a CDS encoding tRNA pseudouridine synthase A encodes MQTVRLRISDSIFKQLMWFLSRFNSDEIQVIKENDEFLSVKKYLHDELCLVEEGKAEFLSIEELENKIETTICKYEG; translated from the coding sequence ATGCAGACAGTTAGATTAAGAATCAGTGATAGTATTTTCAAACAACTGATGTGGTTTCTTTCGCGCTTTAATAGTGATGAAATACAAGTGATTAAAGAGAATGATGAGTTTCTTTCTGTAAAGAAATATCTTCATGACGAATTGTGCCTGGTCGAAGAAGGTAAGGCTGAATTTTTGAGTATTGAAGAATTAGAAAATAAGATCGAAACGACCATATGCAAATATGAAGGTTAG
- the lipA gene encoding lipoyl synthase: MNNQLKRKPDWLKIRIPSGKEYVQVKEIVNRHKLHTICTSGLCPNMAECWGRGTATFMILGDVCTRSCKFCATKTGKPEAIDQDEPKNLAESVRLMKLKHCVITSVDRDDLPDGGADHWAETIRQVKALNPDTTIEALVPDFMGKSELIQLVIDARPEVISHNLETVKRLTPQVRSAARYDHSLEVIRQIAGSGITAKSGIMAGLGETDEEVLQTMDDLLAVGCQVMTIGQYLQPTKAHLPVAEYIHPDKFAEWKEIGLTKGFRFVESTPLVRSSYQAEKHVTKTVGSRQ, from the coding sequence ATGAACAACCAACTCAAACGCAAGCCCGACTGGCTGAAGATAAGGATTCCTTCGGGGAAGGAGTATGTGCAGGTGAAGGAGATCGTGAACCGGCACAAGCTGCACACGATCTGCACCAGCGGCCTTTGCCCGAATATGGCAGAATGCTGGGGACGGGGAACGGCAACGTTTATGATCCTGGGAGATGTTTGTACAAGGTCGTGTAAGTTTTGCGCTACCAAGACCGGAAAACCGGAAGCAATAGATCAGGATGAGCCGAAAAACCTTGCGGAGTCGGTTCGGCTGATGAAGCTGAAGCACTGCGTGATCACCTCGGTTGACCGTGATGACTTGCCGGATGGTGGCGCCGATCACTGGGCTGAGACGATCAGACAAGTAAAGGCACTAAACCCTGATACCACTATCGAAGCGCTGGTCCCAGATTTTATGGGAAAAAGTGAATTGATCCAACTGGTGATTGATGCGCGGCCGGAAGTCATTTCACACAACCTGGAAACAGTGAAAAGATTGACCCCGCAAGTGAGAAGCGCCGCCCGTTACGACCACAGTTTGGAAGTAATCAGGCAAATTGCCGGATCAGGAATTACAGCAAAATCCGGAATTATGGCGGGGCTTGGTGAAACAGATGAGGAAGTATTGCAGACTATGGACGACCTGCTGGCTGTCGGCTGTCAGGTGATGACCATCGGGCAATACCTTCAACCAACAAAAGCACACTTACCGGTGGCTGAGTACATTCATCCGGATAAATTTGCCGAATGGAAAGAAATCGGGTTAACGAAGGGGTTCCGGTTTGTGGAGAGTACGCCGTTGGTCAGGTCGAGCTACCAGGCGGAGAAGCATGTGACAAAGACAGTAGGCAGTAGGCAGTAA
- the lipB gene encoding lipoyl(octanoyl) transferase LipB, with the protein MNEKTSTEFINLGRIGYQEAWDFQEKLFDQNLKAKSAGLPTRNSLIFCEHEHVYTLGKSGSKNNLLANNKQLQELGVTFFKTNRGGDITYHGPGQIVGYPILDLENFGLGVKTYVDNLEESIIVALTHFGINGERLPGATGVWLDVNVPGKTRKICAIGVKASRHITMHGFAFNVNTDLNFFNLINPCGFTDKAVTSLQKELGAKQDFARVQKIVKMSLAEVFGFSKMVD; encoded by the coding sequence TTGAACGAAAAAACTTCCACCGAATTTATCAACCTGGGCCGGATTGGGTACCAGGAGGCATGGGATTTTCAGGAAAAGTTGTTTGATCAAAACCTGAAAGCCAAATCTGCCGGACTGCCCACGCGCAACTCCTTGATATTTTGCGAACATGAGCATGTCTATACCCTCGGTAAAAGCGGCTCGAAAAACAACCTGCTGGCCAACAACAAGCAGTTGCAGGAACTGGGAGTGACCTTTTTCAAAACCAATCGCGGCGGCGACATCACCTACCATGGTCCGGGACAAATTGTAGGCTACCCGATTCTCGATCTTGAAAATTTCGGACTTGGGGTGAAGACCTACGTGGACAACCTCGAAGAAAGCATCATCGTCGCATTGACCCATTTTGGGATCAACGGAGAACGACTTCCCGGCGCTACCGGCGTTTGGCTGGATGTCAATGTTCCGGGCAAAACCAGAAAAATCTGCGCTATCGGAGTAAAAGCCAGCCGCCACATCACCATGCACGGCTTTGCTTTCAATGTTAATACAGACCTCAACTTCTTCAATTTGATCAATCCCTGCGGTTTTACTGACAAAGCAGTAACTTCGCTGCAAAAAGAACTGGGAGCAAAACAGGATTTCGCCAGGGTTCAGAAGATTGTGAAAATGAGCCTGGCAGAGGTGTTTGGGTTTTCAAAGATGGTTGATTAA